In Halogeometricum sp. S1BR25-6, a single genomic region encodes these proteins:
- a CDS encoding Rieske (2Fe-2S) protein: protein MNDERRIIAADDVPSDGTVLFTVRAGTETSEAILTRLGNGTVVAFENSCPHWTDVRLDKGSGAYVRNGELVCQKHGATFQRDSGYCDFGPCEGAVLSTFDVTVADGEVYLTDDEFSFEHLGESGDHDLSTGSRIDFTGS from the coding sequence ATGAACGACGAGCGCCGGATTATCGCCGCCGACGACGTCCCCTCCGACGGCACCGTGCTCTTCACGGTCCGCGCGGGTACGGAGACGAGCGAGGCTATCCTGACGAGACTCGGGAACGGAACGGTCGTCGCCTTCGAGAACTCCTGCCCGCACTGGACGGACGTGCGCCTCGACAAGGGGTCCGGCGCCTACGTCAGAAACGGCGAGTTGGTGTGCCAGAAGCACGGCGCGACGTTCCAACGCGACTCGGGATACTGCGACTTCGGCCCCTGCGAGGGCGCCGTCCTCTCGACGTTCGACGTGACCGTCGCCGACGGCGAGGTGTACCTGACCGACGACGAGTTCTCCTTCGAACACCTCGGCGAGTCCGGCGACCACGACCTGTCGACGGGGAGCCGAATCGACTTCACGGGGAGTTGA
- a CDS encoding D-aminoacyl-tRNA deacylase, with amino-acid sequence MIAVVVSRADSASVHIGERLLELGEWDERTDDSRPDAAGGGTYYENEDFELREFDDLHIELAGAADAFSGSPAFVAFVSRHSGETGPLLTAHFTGNFGPAEYGGEEGTFARACPNAGKAVVQAFDRHAPEGYEVGVECTHHGPTDVGAPAMFVELGSGEDEWGDPEGARAVARSVLDLSGVDADRDRQLVGFGGGHYAPRFERIVRETDWAVGHIGADWPLDAMGSPENGDNREVIRRAFEASDAEYAVVDGDRPELVRVIESLGYRVVTETWTRETAGVPLDGLDELESTLSPVEDGLRLGADAGDANGDYAVVSLPDDLLSEAAGVDLDAAREAVSANAVAFETREGGTKAAGRAALLDEGRYDDIVESLAAVLRGKYEGVSIEETAVVAVRESFDAAAAAELGVPEGPAFGKLSAGRPVELDDREVTPDEVRSEEKVIFRI; translated from the coding sequence GTGATAGCCGTCGTCGTCAGCCGCGCGGACAGCGCATCGGTCCACATCGGAGAGCGCCTGCTCGAACTCGGCGAGTGGGACGAGCGGACCGACGACTCGCGCCCGGACGCCGCGGGCGGCGGGACCTACTACGAGAACGAGGATTTCGAACTCCGCGAGTTCGACGACCTGCACATCGAACTAGCGGGCGCCGCCGACGCGTTCTCCGGGTCGCCAGCGTTCGTCGCGTTCGTCTCCCGGCACTCCGGCGAGACGGGACCGCTCCTCACCGCCCACTTCACCGGCAACTTCGGCCCCGCGGAGTACGGCGGCGAGGAGGGAACGTTCGCCCGCGCCTGCCCGAACGCGGGGAAAGCCGTCGTCCAAGCGTTCGACCGCCACGCGCCCGAGGGGTACGAAGTTGGCGTCGAATGCACCCACCACGGCCCGACGGACGTCGGCGCGCCGGCGATGTTCGTCGAACTCGGTAGCGGCGAGGACGAGTGGGGGGACCCCGAGGGCGCCCGCGCCGTCGCTCGCTCCGTCCTCGACCTCTCGGGGGTCGACGCCGACCGGGACCGACAACTCGTCGGCTTCGGCGGCGGTCACTACGCCCCCCGCTTCGAGCGCATCGTCCGCGAGACGGACTGGGCGGTCGGCCACATCGGCGCGGACTGGCCCCTTGACGCGATGGGTTCGCCCGAGAACGGGGACAACCGCGAGGTGATCCGCCGGGCGTTCGAGGCCTCCGACGCCGAGTACGCCGTCGTCGACGGCGACCGGCCCGAGTTGGTGAGGGTGATAGAGTCGCTCGGCTACCGCGTCGTCACCGAGACGTGGACCCGGGAGACGGCCGGCGTCCCCCTCGACGGACTCGACGAACTCGAATCAACCCTCTCGCCCGTCGAGGACGGCCTCAGACTCGGCGCCGACGCGGGTGACGCGAACGGCGACTACGCGGTCGTGTCGCTCCCGGACGACCTGCTCTCCGAGGCGGCCGGCGTCGACCTCGACGCGGCCCGCGAGGCCGTCTCCGCGAACGCCGTCGCGTTCGAGACGCGGGAGGGCGGGACGAAGGCGGCGGGGCGGGCGGCGCTCCTCGACGAGGGACGCTACGACGATATCGTCGAGTCGCTGGCGGCGGTCCTCCGGGGGAAGTACGAGGGAGTTTCGATAGAGGAGACGGCCGTCGTCGCCGTCCGTGAGTCGTTCGACGCCGCGGCGGCCGCCGAGTTGGGCGTCCCCGAGGGGCCGGCGTTCGGGAAGCTTTCGGCCGGGCGGCCCGTCGAACTCGACGACCGCGAGGTGACGCCCGACGAGGTGCGCTCCGAGGAGAAAGTGATCTTCAGGATATAG
- a CDS encoding sensor histidine kinase, which translates to MSRAILEGDEEFLRSLLESTTEGILVIDTESRIRFANPAIEPILGYRPEELIGREKMVIIPERLRSAHKEGLSQYLDTGERHIDWTGVDLPALHKDGHEVPVSVSMEEFTYRGERLFCGVFTDVTDRKRRERRLREQADELEEFAGVLSHDLRNPLSVAQGYLRLARDDDDSEVLRKVTESLDRMEQIIDDTLAHARDAQTADETEVTPLRELVQAAWQSVVTDEATLVLPSERWRIRAHEGRVRQLVENLIRNAVEHGSTGSETESHDAVERGAEGGDGGSDGDRVTVRVGVLDEEDGFYVEDDGSGLPDHVKAQWEESVESTSDHTGGYGLNIVQTVAAEHGWEMRVADAESGGARFEFRGVSFVH; encoded by the coding sequence ATGAGCCGAGCGATTCTCGAGGGGGACGAGGAGTTCCTCCGATCCCTCCTCGAGAGCACCACCGAGGGGATACTCGTCATCGACACCGAGAGCCGGATTCGGTTCGCCAACCCCGCTATCGAACCCATCCTCGGCTACCGGCCGGAGGAGCTGATCGGACGAGAGAAGATGGTCATCATCCCGGAGCGACTGCGGTCGGCCCACAAGGAGGGGTTGTCACAGTATCTCGACACCGGAGAACGACACATCGACTGGACGGGCGTCGACCTCCCGGCCCTCCACAAGGACGGCCACGAGGTTCCGGTGTCGGTGAGCATGGAGGAGTTCACCTATCGAGGCGAACGGCTGTTCTGCGGCGTCTTCACCGACGTGACCGACCGGAAGCGGCGGGAACGACGCCTCCGCGAACAGGCGGACGAACTGGAGGAGTTCGCGGGCGTCCTCTCGCACGACCTCAGGAACCCGCTCTCCGTCGCGCAGGGGTACCTCCGGTTGGCCCGCGACGACGACGACAGCGAGGTGCTGCGGAAGGTGACCGAGTCCCTCGACCGGATGGAACAGATAATCGACGACACGCTGGCGCACGCCCGGGACGCGCAGACGGCCGACGAGACGGAGGTGACGCCGCTCCGAGAGCTGGTCCAAGCGGCGTGGCAGAGCGTCGTTACCGACGAAGCGACGCTCGTCCTCCCGTCGGAGCGGTGGCGCATCCGCGCGCACGAAGGGCGGGTCCGGCAACTGGTGGAGAATCTCATCCGCAACGCTGTGGAGCACGGTTCGACGGGCAGTGAGACGGAGTCTCACGACGCAGTCGAACGCGGTGCCGAGGGCGGCGACGGCGGGTCCGACGGGGACCGCGTGACGGTTCGCGTCGGCGTTCTCGACGAGGAGGACGGCTTCTACGTCGAGGACGACGGGTCGGGTCTCCCGGACCACGTCAAGGCGCAATGGGAGGAATCGGTCGAATCGACGTCGGACCACACCGGCGGCTACGGGTTGAACATCGTCCAGACGGTCGCGGCCGAACACGGCTGGGAGATGCGGGTCGCGGACGCCGAGTCGGGCGGCGCGCGCTTCGAGTTCCGCGGCGTGTCGTTCGTCCACTAA
- a CDS encoding anthranilate synthase component II: MTEILVIDNYDSFAYNLVQYVGEFADRVTVRRNDAVDVAGIRALDPDGVVVSPGPGTPADAGVSVPVFRDLSYPTLGVCLGHQALCAALGAPVGHAPEVVHGKSTPVEHDGEGVFAGLPARFEAGRYHSLAVERADVPDELVETAWTDDERRVVMGVRRRDRPHVGVQFHPESVLTDRGKRLVANFVESCGGGDD, from the coding sequence ATGACGGAGATTCTGGTGATAGACAACTACGACTCGTTCGCGTACAACCTCGTCCAGTACGTCGGCGAGTTCGCCGACCGGGTGACCGTCCGCCGCAACGACGCCGTCGACGTCGCGGGAATCCGCGCGCTCGACCCCGACGGCGTCGTCGTCTCGCCCGGCCCCGGAACCCCCGCGGACGCCGGCGTCTCGGTGCCGGTGTTCCGCGACCTCTCGTACCCGACGCTCGGCGTCTGTCTCGGGCACCAGGCGCTGTGTGCGGCCCTCGGCGCGCCCGTCGGGCACGCGCCCGAGGTGGTCCACGGGAAGTCTACTCCCGTCGAACACGACGGCGAGGGCGTCTTCGCCGGCCTGCCCGCCCGATTCGAGGCGGGCCGGTACCACTCGCTGGCGGTCGAACGCGCGGACGTGCCCGACGAACTGGTCGAGACGGCGTGGACCGACGACGAACGACGGGTGGTGATGGGCGTCCGCCGCCGCGACAGACCGCACGTCGGGGTGCAGTTCCACCCCGAGAGCGTCCTCACCGACCGCGGGAAGCGCCTCGTGGCGAACTTCGTCGAGTCGTGCGGAGGCGGGGATGACTGA
- a CDS encoding anthranilate synthase component I family protein produces MTDSPTPTVATGRAAFRTAAADAPAGARVPVELRLPVTDPFDAYRRAREDGGDGFYLETTGGQSGWGYFGTDPVERLRVGSDAETLTETSDGGGPRAASSPSLSALDAALADETLVRGETGVEVPYPCGLFGWLSYDVARELESLPDLTDDDRGLPHLRLGLFDRVAAWEEPRGETGETTLRVTACPRVPEARSDDALDDLYDDAVERARELAEDAVSGDPSVGPAPVRRDEIRFESDCGRAAFRDRVRAVKRSVREGDTFQANVSQRLVAPAAVHPVAAYDAVRRVNPAPYSALVEFPEADLVSASPELLVRVDGDRLVTEPIAGTRPRGSTPDEDAANERDLSEDDKERAEHAMLVDLERNDLGKVSEYGSVEVSEYRRVDRYSAVMHLVSVVEGRRRPGVSVADAVAAVFPGGTITGAPKPRTMEIIEEVEATRRGPYTGSIAAFGFDDRATLNIVIRTLVRAGEKYHLRVGAGVVHDSDPDAEYDETMAKGRALVDAVDEALGDENERQMRVVDGGGVCDRDGNGNENEGDSAR; encoded by the coding sequence ATGACCGACTCGCCCACGCCGACCGTTGCGACCGGACGGGCGGCGTTCCGAACCGCCGCCGCGGACGCTCCTGCGGGGGCGCGCGTTCCAGTCGAACTCCGCCTGCCGGTGACGGACCCGTTCGACGCCTACCGGCGGGCGCGCGAGGACGGCGGCGACGGCTTCTATTTGGAAACGACCGGCGGGCAGTCCGGGTGGGGCTACTTCGGCACCGACCCGGTCGAACGCCTCCGCGTCGGAAGCGACGCCGAGACGCTGACCGAGACGTCCGACGGGGGCGGACCGCGCGCGGCGTCCTCGCCGTCGCTCTCAGCGCTCGACGCCGCTCTCGCCGACGAGACGCTGGTCCGCGGGGAGACGGGCGTCGAGGTACCCTACCCCTGCGGCCTGTTCGGGTGGCTCTCCTACGACGTCGCGCGCGAACTCGAATCGCTCCCCGACCTGACCGACGACGACCGGGGTCTCCCGCACCTCCGACTCGGCCTGTTCGACCGCGTCGCCGCGTGGGAGGAACCGCGCGGGGAGACGGGAGAGACGACCCTGCGGGTGACCGCGTGCCCGCGCGTGCCCGAGGCCCGGAGCGATGACGCCCTCGACGACCTGTACGACGACGCCGTCGAACGCGCCCGCGAACTCGCCGAGGACGCCGTCTCGGGCGACCCGAGCGTCGGGCCGGCGCCCGTGCGACGCGACGAGATTCGCTTCGAGAGCGACTGCGGGCGGGCGGCGTTCCGCGACCGGGTACGCGCGGTGAAACGCTCCGTCCGCGAGGGCGACACCTTCCAGGCGAACGTCTCCCAGCGACTCGTCGCCCCCGCGGCGGTCCACCCCGTCGCAGCCTACGACGCCGTCCGCCGGGTCAACCCCGCGCCGTACTCCGCGCTGGTGGAGTTCCCGGAGGCCGACCTGGTGAGCGCCAGTCCGGAACTGCTCGTCCGCGTCGACGGCGACCGACTCGTCACCGAACCCATCGCGGGGACGCGCCCCCGCGGGTCGACGCCCGACGAGGACGCGGCGAACGAACGGGATTTGAGCGAGGACGACAAGGAACGGGCCGAGCACGCGATGCTCGTCGACTTGGAGCGAAACGACCTCGGGAAGGTCTCGGAGTACGGGTCCGTCGAGGTGTCCGAGTACCGCCGCGTCGACCGCTACTCGGCGGTGATGCACCTCGTGAGCGTCGTGGAGGGACGGCGACGGCCCGGCGTCTCCGTCGCCGACGCGGTGGCCGCCGTCTTCCCCGGCGGCACCATCACCGGCGCGCCGAAACCGCGGACGATGGAGATAATCGAGGAGGTGGAGGCGACCCGCCGCGGCCCCTACACCGGAAGTATCGCGGCCTTCGGCTTCGACGACCGGGCGACGCTGAACATCGTCATCCGGACGCTCGTCCGGGCGGGCGAGAAGTACCACCTCCGCGTCGGCGCGGGCGTCGTCCACGACTCGGACCCGGACGCCGAGTACGACGAGACGATGGCGAAGGGGCGCGCACTCGTCGACGCCGTCGACGAAGCCCTCGGCGACGAGAACGAACGGCAGATGCGCGTTGTCGACGGCGGCGGCGTTTGTGACAGGGATGGAAACGGAAACGAGAACGAGGGGGACTCCGCGAGATGA
- the ftsZ gene encoding cell division protein FtsZ has translation MDSIVDDAIDEAEETGDGRSVDGLEDDQPRRSGTMTDDELKDVLQDLQTDITVVGCGGAGGNTVNRMHEEGIKGAKLVAANTDVQHLVEIEADTKILMGEQKTQGRGAGSLPQVGEEAALESQEEIYGAIDGSDMVFVTAGLGGGTGTGSAPVVAKAARECGALTIAIVTTPFTAEGEVRRTNAEAGLERLRDVADTVIVVPNDRLLDAVGKLPVRQAFKVSDEVLMRSVKGITELITKPGLVNLDFADVKTVMERGGVAMIGLGESDSDSKAHDSVKSALRSPLLDVDISGANSALVNVTGGSDMSIEEAEGVVEEIYDRIDPDARIIWGTSVDEELDGTMRTMIVVTGVESPQIYGRSDGGESEPESRSEPQAQTHQQEQDIDFVE, from the coding sequence ATGGACTCTATCGTCGACGACGCGATTGACGAAGCCGAGGAGACGGGGGATGGGAGGTCCGTCGACGGGCTCGAGGACGACCAGCCGCGCCGAAGCGGCACGATGACCGACGACGAACTGAAGGACGTTCTACAGGACTTACAGACGGACATCACCGTCGTCGGCTGCGGCGGCGCCGGCGGTAACACCGTCAATCGGATGCACGAGGAGGGCATCAAGGGTGCGAAACTCGTCGCCGCCAACACGGACGTGCAGCACCTCGTGGAGATAGAGGCCGACACGAAGATTCTCATGGGCGAGCAGAAGACGCAGGGCCGGGGCGCCGGGTCGCTCCCGCAGGTCGGCGAGGAGGCGGCGCTCGAATCCCAAGAGGAGATTTACGGCGCCATCGACGGCTCCGACATGGTGTTCGTCACCGCCGGTCTCGGCGGCGGCACGGGGACGGGTTCGGCGCCCGTCGTCGCCAAGGCGGCCCGCGAGTGCGGCGCGCTGACCATCGCCATCGTTACGACGCCGTTCACGGCCGAGGGCGAGGTCCGCCGCACGAACGCCGAGGCGGGTCTCGAACGCCTCCGCGACGTGGCCGACACGGTCATCGTCGTCCCGAACGACCGCCTCCTCGACGCGGTGGGCAAACTCCCCGTGCGGCAGGCGTTCAAAGTGTCCGACGAGGTGCTCATGCGCTCGGTGAAGGGAATTACGGAACTCATCACGAAGCCCGGTCTCGTCAACCTCGACTTCGCCGACGTGAAGACGGTGATGGAACGCGGCGGCGTCGCCATGATCGGTCTCGGCGAGTCCGACTCGGACTCGAAGGCGCACGACTCCGTCAAGAGCGCGCTCCGGTCGCCGCTGCTCGACGTCGACATCTCCGGCGCCAACTCCGCGCTGGTGAACGTCACCGGTGGCTCCGACATGAGCATCGAGGAGGCCGAAGGCGTCGTCGAGGAGATTTACGACCGTATCGACCCCGACGCGCGCATCATCTGGGGCACCTCCGTCGACGAGGAACTCGACGGGACGATGCGGACGATGATCGTCGTCACCGGCGTGGAGTCGCCGCAGATATACGGCCGCAGCGACGGCGGCGAATCCGAACCCGAGAGCCGCTCGGAACCGCAGGCGCAGACGCACCAGCAGGAACAGGATATCGACTTCGTCGAGTAG
- a CDS encoding helix-hairpin-helix domain-containing protein, with translation MGIFDSIKSSLRSLLGRDETPSTDSSRSETRVSVERDTRNEVDAESESAVKEPVSEETQASASTDTLVDEEAGREPAEAVESVETDEDPETVIEEAEPSETDEADEAATVDADAAASTDSMVDEERNAAEAAEPAEAVGATTTKDAGVDADAGSDVGSDEAAEDDGADVESDESDGAEETAASDADAAASTDTLLDDENAPDEPAEAAEPAEAVGPSSDEMDTDIEADTDPGESVEEDVDEPDAAGDAEPGEAMASGDAEPVDNVKGIGPAYAERLADVGIETVEDLATADVADLAEKIEVSETRVQRWIDRAADHDA, from the coding sequence ATGGGTATATTCGACTCGATAAAGTCGTCGCTGCGGTCGCTTCTCGGCCGCGACGAAACGCCTTCTACCGATTCGTCGCGGAGTGAGACGCGCGTTTCGGTCGAGCGCGACACGCGGAACGAGGTCGACGCGGAGTCCGAGTCCGCCGTGAAAGAACCCGTCTCAGAGGAGACGCAGGCGTCGGCCTCCACCGACACGCTGGTCGACGAGGAGGCGGGACGGGAACCCGCCGAAGCGGTCGAGAGCGTCGAGACCGACGAGGACCCCGAGACCGTCATCGAGGAGGCCGAACCCTCCGAGACCGACGAGGCCGACGAGGCGGCCACGGTCGACGCGGACGCGGCGGCGTCGACCGATTCGATGGTCGACGAGGAGCGGAACGCGGCCGAGGCGGCCGAACCCGCCGAAGCCGTCGGCGCCACCACGACCAAGGACGCCGGCGTGGACGCGGACGCGGGGTCGGACGTCGGAAGCGACGAGGCCGCCGAGGACGACGGCGCCGACGTCGAGAGCGACGAGTCGGACGGCGCCGAGGAGACGGCCGCCTCCGACGCGGACGCGGCGGCGTCGACCGACACGCTCCTCGACGACGAGAACGCCCCCGACGAACCCGCCGAGGCGGCCGAACCCGCCGAAGCCGTCGGGCCGTCGTCCGACGAGATGGACACGGATATCGAGGCCGACACCGACCCCGGCGAGAGCGTCGAGGAGGACGTGGACGAACCGGACGCGGCCGGCGACGCCGAACCGGGGGAGGCGATGGCGTCGGGTGACGCCGAACCCGTCGACAACGTGAAAGGAATCGGTCCCGCCTACGCCGAACGCCTCGCCGACGTCGGCATCGAGACGGTCGAGGACCTCGCGACTGCCGACGTCGCCGACCTCGCCGAGAAGATAGAGGTCTCCGAGACGCGCGTCCAGCGCTGGATCGACCGCGCGGCCGACCACGACGCGTAA
- a CDS encoding shikimate dehydrogenase gives MQVFGLLGNPVGHSLSPPMHEAAYDSLGMEARYVTFEPSPEDLPTAVSGADALGIAGLNVTIPFKQEMVDLVEPDELAARIGAVNTVDFTGETPRGYNTDAAGVRRSFAHHDVPLEGTDAVVVGAGGAGRAASFALADAGASVHVANRTAERATELAADVRGATGGGLDTLDELAGADVLVNATSVGMESDETPVPADRLHGGLAVLDAVYAPVETRLLREAAAAGATTIDGAWMLLFQGVEAFERWTGRDAPVDAMNDALRANLG, from the coding sequence ATGCAGGTGTTCGGACTCCTCGGTAACCCCGTCGGCCACTCGCTGTCGCCGCCGATGCACGAGGCGGCGTACGACAGCCTCGGGATGGAGGCGCGGTACGTCACTTTCGAACCGTCGCCGGAGGACCTCCCGACGGCCGTCTCGGGCGCCGATGCGCTTGGAATCGCGGGACTGAACGTGACGATTCCCTTCAAACAGGAGATGGTGGACCTCGTCGAACCGGACGAACTCGCCGCCCGCATCGGCGCGGTGAATACCGTCGACTTCACCGGCGAGACGCCGCGAGGGTACAACACCGACGCGGCGGGCGTCCGACGGTCGTTCGCGCACCACGACGTGCCGCTTGAGGGGACGGACGCCGTCGTCGTCGGGGCCGGCGGGGCGGGGCGCGCCGCGTCGTTCGCCCTCGCCGACGCCGGCGCGTCGGTCCACGTGGCGAACCGGACGGCCGAACGGGCGACGGAACTCGCCGCGGACGTCCGAGGGGCCACCGGCGGCGGACTGGATACCCTGGACGAACTCGCCGGCGCGGACGTGTTGGTGAACGCGACCAGCGTCGGGATGGAGTCCGACGAGACGCCGGTCCCCGCCGACCGCCTCCACGGGGGACTCGCCGTCCTTGACGCGGTGTACGCGCCGGTGGAGACGCGCCTACTCCGGGAAGCGGCCGCCGCGGGCGCGACGACGATAGACGGCGCGTGGATGCTGCTGTTTCAGGGCGTCGAGGCGTTCGAGCGGTGGACCGGTCGGGACGCCCCCGTTGACGCGATGAACGACGCCCTCAGAGCGAATCTCGGATAG
- a CDS encoding glycosyltransferase: MDRTVGVVVPAYRPDLQRLEAYVDALREHVSPAVVRVELDAPGPGVLDRLDDLPATVHAVDGRRGKGAAVTAGFEALVDEVDVLAFADADGSTPAESFAAVVDPVRRDEADLSVGSRRHPAAVVESHQTFARRRLGDGFAWIARRLLDERLYDYQCGAKALSAEAWRSVRPHLYEAGFAWDIELIAVAGALGERIVEIPVRWEDHPGSTVSPVDTSLSLAAALLSSRHRARTIRENRLHTFLEATREHEPALVERQGETPDTSE, translated from the coding sequence ATGGACCGAACCGTGGGGGTCGTGGTCCCCGCCTACCGTCCGGACCTCCAGCGTCTCGAGGCCTACGTCGACGCCCTCCGGGAACACGTCTCGCCGGCCGTCGTCCGCGTCGAACTCGACGCGCCCGGACCGGGCGTCCTCGACCGTCTCGACGACCTGCCGGCGACGGTGCACGCCGTCGACGGGCGCCGCGGCAAGGGCGCGGCCGTCACCGCCGGGTTCGAGGCCCTCGTCGACGAGGTGGACGTGCTGGCGTTCGCCGACGCGGACGGGAGCACGCCCGCCGAATCGTTCGCCGCGGTCGTCGACCCCGTCCGCAGGGACGAGGCGGACCTCTCGGTCGGGTCGCGACGGCACCCCGCCGCTGTCGTCGAGTCCCACCAGACGTTCGCCCGCCGCCGCCTCGGCGACGGCTTCGCGTGGATCGCGCGCCGCCTCCTCGACGAGCGACTGTACGACTACCAGTGCGGCGCGAAAGCGCTCTCGGCGGAGGCGTGGCGCTCGGTGCGCCCGCACCTCTACGAGGCGGGGTTCGCGTGGGACATCGAACTCATCGCCGTCGCCGGCGCCCTCGGCGAACGCATCGTCGAGATACCCGTCCGGTGGGAGGACCACCCCGGGTCGACCGTCTCGCCGGTGGACACCTCGCTCAGTCTGGCGGCCGCGCTCCTCAGTTCGCGGCACCGCGCCCGCACCATCCGCGAGAACAGACTGCACACGTTCCTCGAAGCGACGCGGGAGCACGAACCCGCACTGGTCGAACGACAGGGGGAGACGCCCGACACCTCCGAATGA
- a CDS encoding GtrA family protein, which yields MSERTLSALLSGVRFGKFASVGAVGAVFDVTTTTALIFLFDVLNEYAKLVGAEVAIVVMFFINEHWTFADAGEGGLLPTLRRLLTSNLVRSGGLAVQFLVVRAFREAGFSYVVLGVDVWQLLPIPLAIGASMLLNYVAESLFTWRITGS from the coding sequence ATGAGCGAGCGCACCCTGTCGGCACTCCTCTCCGGCGTCCGCTTCGGCAAGTTCGCCTCCGTCGGCGCCGTCGGCGCCGTCTTCGACGTGACGACGACCACCGCGCTCATCTTCCTCTTCGACGTGCTGAACGAGTACGCCAAACTCGTCGGCGCGGAGGTGGCCATCGTGGTCATGTTCTTCATCAACGAGCACTGGACGTTCGCCGACGCCGGCGAGGGGGGCCTCCTCCCGACGCTCCGGCGCCTCCTCACCTCGAATCTCGTCAGAAGCGGCGGCCTCGCCGTCCAGTTCCTCGTCGTCCGGGCGTTCCGCGAGGCCGGGTTCTCCTACGTCGTCCTCGGCGTCGACGTCTGGCAACTGCTCCCGATTCCGCTCGCCATCGGCGCGTCGATGCTGTTGAACTACGTCGCCGAGAGCCTGTTCACGTGGCGCATCACCGGGTCGTGA
- a CDS encoding aminotransferase class IV, with product MTEDAAGDGSGDGDELLFHVDGELVPASEATVNVRDRGFAYGDALFETLRAYGGEVFRWEAHADRLAEGADILELDHGLSDAELKRCVDETLAANDLSDAYVKLSVTRGVQPGKLTPGPEVDPTVVVQVKPLPRGGRGGDPVWDGPATLQTVKTRRVPDGAIPARAKTHNYLNGILARLELRVTGADEAVMLDDDGNLAEGATSNLFFVRDDALCTPSLDGPVLPGVTRAAVLDVAREEGIPVREGAFVPDDLRNATEAFVTNTTWELRPVERVDGIELGGVSEPSGSETGGTSSLGGPVTTLLSRLFDARVERRHYAGE from the coding sequence ATGACTGAGGACGCCGCCGGAGACGGGAGCGGAGACGGAGACGAACTCCTGTTTCACGTGGACGGCGAACTCGTCCCCGCCTCGGAGGCGACGGTGAACGTCCGCGACCGGGGGTTCGCCTACGGCGATGCCCTCTTCGAGACGCTCCGGGCCTACGGCGGCGAGGTGTTCCGCTGGGAGGCGCACGCCGACCGCCTCGCCGAGGGCGCCGATATCTTGGAACTCGACCACGGCCTCTCGGACGCGGAACTGAAGCGTTGCGTGGACGAGACGCTGGCGGCGAACGACCTCTCGGACGCCTACGTCAAACTCTCCGTGACCCGTGGCGTCCAACCGGGGAAGCTGACGCCGGGTCCCGAGGTGGACCCGACCGTCGTGGTGCAGGTCAAACCGCTCCCCCGAGGCGGGCGGGGCGGCGACCCCGTCTGGGACGGGCCGGCGACGCTCCAGACGGTGAAAACCCGCCGCGTCCCCGACGGAGCGATTCCCGCGCGGGCGAAGACACACAACTACCTGAACGGCATCCTCGCGCGCCTCGAACTCCGCGTCACCGGGGCGGACGAGGCGGTGATGCTGGACGACGACGGTAACCTGGCCGAGGGGGCGACGAGCAATCTCTTTTTCGTCCGCGACGACGCCCTCTGCACGCCGAGTCTCGACGGCCCCGTCCTTCCCGGAGTCACGCGAGCGGCGGTGCTCGACGTCGCCCGCGAGGAGGGTATCCCCGTCCGCGAGGGAGCGTTCGTCCCCGACGACCTGCGCAACGCGACCGAGGCGTTCGTCACCAACACGACGTGGGAACTGCGCCCCGTCGAACGCGTGGACGGCATCGAACTCGGCGGCGTCTCCGAGCCCTCGGGGTCGGAGACAGGAGGGACCTCGTCCCTTGGAGGCCCGGTGACGACGCTGCTCTCGCGACTGTTCGACGCGCGCGTGGAACGGAGGCACTACGCGGGGGAGTAG